A window of Pedobacter lusitanus contains these coding sequences:
- a CDS encoding RagB/SusD family nutrient uptake outer membrane protein, with protein MKPIFRNTYILIAIALTASLSGGCKKDFLAVTPPTQIPSELVWKDPALAQAFVTEIYNGLGSGGFSEQMLSSVSDESLFTHPNRGIDLINSGIINPTTLGWVDDTWAYSKMYNRIRACNITIERLTGTDNGISDQNVKDQLLGEAHFLRAYFYHQLVRFYGSVPLITKVYALDEDYSAKRATYEECVNFIVKDCDNAVKELTGKATQKGRTSSLAALALKSRVLLYAASDLHDIPTAKSKSKTGVISGYANPEYLGYLSGDRMQRWKLAQDAAKAVMDAGTGYKLSLSTQVSAADGRNNYKSIAMGGESKAPGIDASAGAELIFARYFIDRSDNRYGRANGPNGYHNWAGNTPIGLLVDDYEMVDGTKFSWTNDAQKAAPYQNRDPRFYATVLYDGAGWKPRDKVSGGVDPANQIQTGEYDLTEGNNVISFKGLDTRGSSIENWNGSWTGYYTHKFIDPDPSIVDASMPQFVPWPFFRYTEAVMNYIEASIELGQVDQAVLWLNRIRFRAGMPAVTTASQTEMREIYRHERRIEMVYEEQRYHDARRWMIAEETLGRKTTYIKVTGKFKTGQSMSQPYHYDPSVYNYTYTPTTETAQENRQWAEKVYFRPFERDEIFKNKELKQNPGY; from the coding sequence ATGAAACCTATATTCAGAAATACATATATACTAATCGCAATTGCATTGACTGCTTCACTTTCAGGCGGATGCAAAAAAGATTTCCTGGCAGTAACGCCACCAACACAGATTCCTTCAGAACTGGTATGGAAAGATCCCGCTTTGGCTCAGGCTTTTGTAACCGAAATATACAATGGATTAGGAAGCGGCGGATTTTCAGAACAAATGCTGTCCTCAGTTTCTGACGAATCTTTGTTTACGCATCCGAACCGCGGAATAGATCTGATCAATTCAGGTATTATTAATCCAACAACGCTGGGCTGGGTAGATGATACCTGGGCTTATAGCAAAATGTATAACCGCATCCGTGCCTGTAATATTACCATAGAGCGTTTAACAGGTACGGATAACGGCATTTCAGATCAGAATGTTAAAGACCAGTTACTGGGGGAAGCTCATTTTTTAAGAGCTTATTTTTATCATCAGCTGGTGCGGTTTTATGGCAGTGTGCCATTAATTACTAAAGTTTATGCTTTGGATGAAGATTATTCGGCCAAAAGAGCTACTTATGAGGAGTGTGTAAACTTTATCGTTAAAGATTGTGACAATGCAGTCAAGGAGCTTACAGGGAAAGCCACACAAAAGGGAAGGACTTCTTCGCTGGCTGCACTCGCTTTAAAATCCAGAGTGCTGTTGTATGCGGCAAGTGATTTACACGATATTCCTACGGCTAAGTCCAAGTCTAAAACGGGTGTTATTTCCGGATATGCCAATCCTGAGTATCTGGGTTATTTATCAGGCGATCGTATGCAGCGCTGGAAATTAGCTCAGGACGCAGCTAAAGCCGTAATGGATGCAGGAACAGGTTATAAGCTGAGCCTCAGTACTCAGGTATCCGCTGCTGATGGCCGTAATAACTACAAAAGTATAGCGATGGGTGGAGAAAGTAAAGCCCCGGGCATTGATGCTTCGGCGGGTGCTGAATTGATCTTTGCCAGGTATTTTATTGACCGCAGTGATAATCGCTATGGCAGAGCCAACGGACCTAATGGTTATCATAACTGGGCAGGTAATACGCCCATAGGATTGTTGGTTGATGATTATGAAATGGTTGATGGTACAAAATTCAGCTGGACAAATGATGCACAGAAAGCAGCCCCTTATCAGAATCGTGATCCTCGTTTTTATGCGACCGTATTATATGATGGTGCAGGCTGGAAACCACGTGATAAGGTTTCTGGTGGTGTTGATCCGGCCAACCAGATACAAACCGGTGAATATGACCTGACAGAAGGCAATAACGTAATCAGCTTTAAAGGGCTGGATACCCGTGGCAGCTCTATCGAGAACTGGAACGGCAGCTGGACTGGTTATTATACGCATAAATTTATTGATCCGGACCCTTCCATTGTAGATGCTTCTATGCCACAGTTTGTACCCTGGCCATTTTTCAGATATACTGAAGCAGTCATGAATTATATTGAAGCAAGTATTGAACTTGGACAGGTTGATCAGGCTGTTTTATGGTTAAACAGAATCCGCTTCAGAGCAGGTATGCCGGCTGTTACGACAGCTTCTCAGACTGAAATGAGAGAAATCTATCGTCATGAGCGCAGAATTGAAATGGTCTATGAAGAACAGCGCTATCACGATGCGCGCCGCTGGATGATTGCAGAGGAAACACTGGGCAGAAAAACTACCTATATCAAAGTAACAGGCAAATTTAAAACTGGTCAGTCTATGTCTCAGCCATATCATTACGATCCGTCGGTTTACAACTATACTTATACGCCAACTACTGAAACTGCTCAGGAGAATCGTCAATGGGCAGAAAAGGTATACTTCAGACCTTTTGAACGTGACGAAATATTTAAAAACAAAGAACTGAAACAGAATCCGGGATATTAA
- a CDS encoding TonB-dependent receptor, which produces MLNWIFVLSFLFCFQVSASSYSQNKKIDLNIRKVKLKDALVILENKGNFRLLYSEEDLPLDKEITLKQKDILVFDALTSVLQGTGLKFQAMDDDLVVIRPKNAPSADILVKGTVTDEKGTGIPGVSIKLKESAIATTTDPSGKYAIKVPGNGVLIFSYLGYNSQEMPVNNRPLINVKLQENSQALTEIVVVGYGTQKKAVVSGAVTSVKGSDLAKTPTANLSNTLAGRLPGVTALQSSGEPGADGSTIRIRGVNSLGNNDALIVVDGVPNRAGGLERINPNDVESISVLKDASAAIYGSRAANGVILITTKQGKSGKPQLSYDFSYGLQQPTRTPKMSSSSQYAEILNELNIFSSDLPADQWAAASQAFQTTGAYKRPDNGNTVTAFYRPDEMQKFRDGSDPLRYPNTDWFKTTLKTWSPQQRHNLQLTGGAENIKYLVSLGYLDQDGYYKKSATGYKQYDLRINLEAAVSKYVTLTLGITGREEARNYPTVGAGDIFRMLMRGKPTEQEVWPNGLPGPDIEFGYNPYVITTDQTGYNRDQRDYFQSTGKIDIKVPGVEGLKITGTASIDKFAGRQKRWQTPWTLYYWDKKTFEADGVTPLLKGSVRSERTDASLSETAGAQLAINLMGMATYDKKIGDHTFNLMAGVTREKVNNDGFNATRRYFLSTALQQLVAGSDKEQTVGNPTDGPNNLFNRARLSYFGRVGYNYKEKYLAEFLWRADGSYIFPQDRRFGFFPGISAGWRVSEEAFFKDHVKFINNLKIRASWGQMGAEAYFGDALAEYQYLSTMGFGNYIINNQYSQTLTENRVPNLDFGWEVANNANIGLDASFLNNKLSFEFDYFYNKRTKILISRGSSIPGSSGITDKLPPVNLGKVNNKGFEFKLSYNDHAGDLGYGISVNGGYSKNKIIFWDETPGAPAWQQSTGMPTGTDLIYEYIGVFKDAAEIKANTINYSALTNNLLPGDMKFRDVNGDGKIDGDDRIRSDKTSTPTFTGGINLSLQYKNFDFSALIQGASGGVQIVGLTESGDIGNFLEWSYKNRWTIDNPSSEFPRLSNRGKTYYTDFNNAGRNTYWLRSNNYVRLKNVEIGYTLPGEWCKKAGFSALRVYVNGLNLITLDKIGIWDPESTNSSAQYYPQARVINTGIKATF; this is translated from the coding sequence ATGCTAAACTGGATCTTTGTTTTGTCTTTTCTATTTTGTTTTCAGGTGTCTGCCAGCAGCTACTCTCAAAACAAAAAGATTGATTTAAATATCCGGAAGGTAAAACTAAAGGACGCTTTGGTTATTCTGGAGAATAAAGGAAACTTTCGGCTGTTATACAGTGAAGAAGACCTTCCGCTTGATAAGGAAATTACCCTGAAGCAAAAAGATATTCTTGTCTTTGATGCGCTGACTTCTGTTTTACAGGGTACCGGCCTGAAATTCCAGGCAATGGATGATGATTTAGTAGTTATCAGACCAAAAAATGCACCTTCGGCTGACATCCTGGTTAAAGGTACAGTCACAGATGAAAAAGGCACGGGCATTCCGGGAGTCAGTATTAAACTCAAAGAGTCTGCGATAGCAACTACCACAGATCCTTCAGGGAAATACGCGATTAAAGTTCCTGGCAATGGTGTACTGATTTTCTCTTATCTGGGTTATAACAGTCAGGAAATGCCGGTTAATAATCGCCCGTTGATTAATGTAAAATTACAGGAAAACAGTCAGGCACTGACAGAAATCGTTGTGGTAGGGTATGGAACACAGAAGAAAGCTGTCGTGTCCGGAGCGGTAACATCGGTAAAAGGTTCTGATCTTGCAAAAACACCAACAGCCAATCTCTCCAATACTTTAGCAGGGCGCTTACCTGGTGTAACTGCGCTGCAATCCAGTGGTGAACCCGGGGCAGACGGTTCCACCATCCGTATCCGCGGGGTAAATTCACTGGGTAATAATGATGCACTGATTGTAGTTGACGGTGTACCCAACAGGGCCGGAGGTTTAGAGCGTATCAATCCTAATGATGTAGAAAGTATTTCAGTGCTAAAAGATGCTTCTGCGGCAATATATGGATCAAGAGCAGCTAATGGTGTAATTTTAATTACAACCAAACAGGGTAAATCGGGTAAACCTCAGCTTTCTTATGACTTTAGTTATGGTTTGCAACAACCAACAAGAACACCCAAAATGTCCAGTTCCTCACAGTATGCAGAGATCCTGAATGAGCTGAATATTTTTAGTTCAGACCTGCCTGCAGATCAGTGGGCAGCTGCTTCACAGGCATTTCAAACTACAGGAGCCTATAAAAGACCCGATAACGGGAATACAGTGACTGCTTTTTACCGTCCTGATGAAATGCAGAAATTCAGAGATGGATCTGATCCGTTACGTTATCCAAATACGGATTGGTTTAAGACAACCTTAAAAACCTGGTCGCCTCAGCAAAGACACAACCTGCAACTCACCGGAGGAGCAGAAAATATCAAATACCTGGTATCCTTAGGGTATCTTGATCAGGATGGTTATTATAAAAAATCGGCCACAGGCTATAAACAATATGATTTAAGGATAAACCTGGAGGCAGCAGTCAGCAAGTATGTGACTTTAACACTGGGGATTACCGGTCGTGAAGAGGCACGTAATTATCCGACTGTCGGTGCTGGTGATATTTTCAGAATGCTGATGCGTGGTAAGCCTACAGAACAGGAAGTATGGCCTAACGGATTACCTGGGCCAGATATTGAGTTTGGTTATAATCCTTATGTAATTACAACTGATCAGACAGGTTATAACAGGGATCAGAGAGACTATTTCCAGTCTACAGGTAAAATTGACATCAAGGTTCCTGGTGTTGAGGGATTGAAAATTACCGGTACCGCGTCTATTGATAAATTTGCCGGAAGACAAAAGAGATGGCAAACTCCCTGGACACTTTATTACTGGGACAAAAAAACCTTTGAAGCAGATGGGGTAACGCCTTTACTCAAAGGTTCTGTACGTTCTGAACGTACGGATGCCAGTTTATCTGAAACTGCAGGAGCACAGTTAGCTATCAATTTAATGGGAATGGCTACTTATGATAAAAAGATAGGAGATCATACTTTTAACCTGATGGCCGGTGTAACCAGAGAAAAAGTTAACAATGATGGTTTTAATGCTACCCGCAGATATTTTCTATCTACTGCTTTACAACAACTGGTAGCTGGAAGTGATAAGGAACAAACAGTGGGCAATCCTACAGATGGCCCTAATAATTTATTTAACAGAGCACGTTTAAGTTATTTTGGAAGAGTAGGTTATAATTACAAAGAAAAATACCTTGCAGAATTCTTATGGAGAGCAGATGGTTCTTATATTTTCCCGCAGGACAGACGTTTTGGATTTTTCCCGGGTATTTCTGCTGGATGGCGTGTTTCTGAAGAAGCCTTTTTTAAAGATCATGTTAAATTCATTAATAACCTGAAAATAAGAGCTTCCTGGGGACAAATGGGGGCTGAGGCTTATTTCGGCGATGCCCTTGCAGAATACCAGTATTTAAGCACGATGGGTTTTGGCAATTACATCATCAATAATCAGTACAGCCAGACATTAACAGAAAATCGTGTACCCAATTTAGATTTTGGATGGGAAGTAGCCAATAATGCCAATATCGGTCTGGATGCCTCCTTTTTAAACAATAAACTAAGTTTTGAATTTGATTATTTCTACAATAAAAGAACTAAAATTCTGATTAGCAGGGGAAGTTCAATCCCCGGAAGTTCTGGTATTACCGATAAACTGCCACCAGTTAATCTTGGAAAGGTCAATAACAAAGGTTTCGAATTTAAACTGAGTTATAATGACCATGCCGGAGACCTGGGTTATGGTATAAGTGTCAATGGAGGATATTCCAAAAACAAAATAATTTTCTGGGATGAAACCCCTGGTGCACCTGCATGGCAGCAATCTACAGGGATGCCAACTGGTACAGACCTGATTTATGAGTATATAGGGGTATTTAAGGATGCCGCAGAAATAAAGGCTAATACGATTAATTACAGCGCGTTAACTAACAACCTACTGCCTGGTGATATGAAATTCAGGGATGTGAACGGAGATGGCAAGATTGACGGGGATGACAGGATCAGATCTGATAAAACCAGTACACCGACTTTTACAGGAGGGATTAACCTGAGTTTACAGTATAAAAACTTCGATTTTTCTGCACTGATACAGGGGGCTTCAGGAGGAGTACAGATTGTAGGACTTACTGAATCAGGTGATATAGGGAATTTCCTGGAATGGTCATATAAAAACCGCTGGACTATTGATAACCCGAGCAGTGAATTTCCACGTTTATCAAATCGTGGTAAAACCTATTATACAGACTTTAATAATGCCGGTAGAAATACCTATTGGCTGCGTAGTAACAACTATGTAAGACTTAAAAATGTAGAAATCGGTTATACACTGCCCGGAGAGTGGTGTAAAAAAGCTGGCTTTAGTGCATTAAGGGTTTATGTGAATGGACTAAACCTGATTACACTGGATAAAATTGGTATATGGGACCCGGAATCGACCAATAGCAGTGCGCAGTATTATCCACAGGCAAGAGTGATTAATACAGGTATTAAAGCCACTTTTTAA
- a CDS encoding FecR family protein — MNRSRIIELLARKMAGEANPYELEELNELINRFPDSVYYDEVLKQIWLNSEDGPQSCPDIDRIYQCHKLKFYDELIVAEEEHPVPPVRQYKYLSRIVLALCVVFFAGLFYFSHNDTESFNTQIIAGKAVRKNVKLPDGTVVWLNADSKLSYNDNINEKNVRVVHLTGEAFFDVAHHQSHPFIVRTDKISIKVLGTAFNVKAYPVDKKSVATLLRGSIELSVNERAAQKIILNPLEKFVLEDDKEGVMKMDHQDIKLMIEHIVPVKIGNEEYIEEVSWKNNTLVFHNESFEDLKPRLERWFNIRIHLNSQKSKSYRFTGVFKNENIKEALTAMQLIKPFTFNLKPHDVIIY, encoded by the coding sequence ATGAACAGAAGCAGAATTATAGAATTATTAGCTCGTAAAATGGCTGGTGAAGCTAACCCATATGAATTGGAAGAGCTGAATGAGCTGATTAATCGCTTCCCTGATTCTGTTTATTACGATGAGGTCCTTAAACAAATCTGGTTAAATAGTGAAGACGGGCCACAGAGTTGCCCGGATATAGACCGGATTTATCAATGTCACAAACTTAAATTTTATGATGAACTGATTGTAGCGGAAGAAGAACATCCGGTACCACCTGTCCGGCAATATAAATATCTGTCAAGAATTGTACTGGCTTTATGTGTCGTGTTTTTTGCGGGTTTGTTTTACTTCAGCCATAATGATACTGAGAGTTTTAATACACAGATTATTGCAGGTAAGGCAGTACGCAAAAATGTAAAACTGCCCGATGGTACTGTGGTATGGCTTAATGCAGACAGTAAATTATCTTACAATGATAATATCAATGAGAAAAATGTACGTGTTGTTCATTTAACCGGTGAAGCTTTTTTTGATGTGGCCCACCATCAGTCACATCCGTTCATTGTGCGTACAGATAAAATTTCTATCAAAGTCCTTGGAACAGCATTTAATGTTAAAGCCTATCCGGTTGATAAAAAATCTGTAGCCACTTTATTACGTGGTTCTATAGAGCTCTCTGTAAATGAACGGGCAGCGCAAAAGATCATCTTAAATCCTTTGGAAAAATTTGTTCTGGAAGATGATAAAGAAGGAGTAATGAAGATGGATCATCAGGATATTAAGCTGATGATAGAACATATTGTTCCGGTAAAAATTGGTAATGAAGAATATATTGAAGAAGTATCATGGAAAAATAACACCCTGGTATTCCATAATGAATCATTCGAAGATTTAAAGCCAAGATTAGAACGCTGGTTTAATATCAGAATTCATCTTAATTCACAAAAATCAAAATCATACCGTTTTACCGGAGTCTTTAAAAATGAAAATATTAAAGAAGCCCTGACGGCGATGCAGTTAATCAAACCCTTCACCTTTAATCTTAAACCACATGACGTGATCATCTACTAA
- a CDS encoding RNA polymerase sigma factor: MPKPPADLTSLICDIALYNSENAYEKLFKNMFPALYRFCHCLLKSREMAEEVANDVMITLWKNRAKLPEVQNIKVYAFVIAKNLCLNSLNKHSRRELIFLEDIEIQIVLDTLNPEQILINDELKRKLEQATEALPNRCKLVFKLIKEDGLSYKETAEILNISTKTVDAHLVTAVKKLTAILKVEFNLM, translated from the coding sequence ATGCCTAAACCACCTGCAGACCTGACCAGCCTGATCTGTGATATAGCCTTATACAACAGTGAAAATGCCTATGAAAAGCTTTTCAAAAACATGTTTCCTGCTTTATATCGCTTTTGTCATTGTCTGTTAAAATCCAGGGAAATGGCCGAAGAGGTTGCCAATGACGTTATGATTACGCTCTGGAAAAACAGGGCTAAGTTGCCGGAAGTACAGAATATTAAGGTTTACGCATTTGTAATTGCAAAAAATCTCTGTTTAAATTCATTGAATAAACATTCCAGAAGAGAGCTGATCTTTTTAGAGGATATTGAAATTCAGATTGTGCTGGATACACTCAACCCGGAACAAATATTAATTAATGATGAGCTGAAAAGAAAACTGGAGCAGGCTACTGAAGCATTGCCAAACCGGTGTAAGCTGGTTTTTAAACTGATCAAGGAAGATGGCCTGAGTTATAAGGAAACGGCCGAGATTTTAAATATTTCTACAAAAACAGTTGATGCTCACCTGGTAACAGCAGTCAAAAAACTGACTGCTATTCTTAAGGTTGAATTTAATCTCATGTAA
- a CDS encoding MFS transporter has protein sequence MSKQISKWILLIILSSSIFLSVIDIFIVNVAVPSIKKGIHGTDGDIQLVIALYLLGYAAFLITGGRAGDYYGRKKVFIISMLFFTLASLLCGISQTAFQLNTARFIQGISAAFMVPQGIASIQILFPTHKERIKALGIYGSIAGSASVIGQFLGGILPDTHFFVEGWRLIFLINLPLGITFAFLAGKFLKNTVVEKTGKFDYSGVILLTLGLVGLIYPLIRGAELGWPLWSLILMIISIALLFIFLYDQKKKSFKGKGPLINMELFRYKDFNIGLCAVLFYFMAQDSYFLINAVLFQTGFGISSSETGIFFVFQGIGYVIASVLSIRMIPVYGKKILQTGVMIMIISLLFHIIFFQSGDVNRGVLLPVLFIYGTGCGSVLPSLLTMALKSIPSRFAGAASGTFSTFQQTAIAFGIGIVGGVFFYILGKAGTLQAYLAAYQTATAVNVIMLLFVSLFLFLLPDKVTADSQPEKLRVSDELLNIEAKPENCAK, from the coding sequence ATGAGCAAGCAGATTTCCAAATGGATATTATTAATTATCCTGTCTTCGTCCATATTTTTATCCGTTATTGATATTTTCATAGTCAATGTAGCAGTCCCTTCGATCAAGAAGGGCATTCATGGAACAGACGGAGATATTCAGCTGGTCATTGCATTGTACCTTCTTGGCTATGCTGCATTTCTGATTACCGGCGGCAGGGCAGGAGATTACTACGGTAGAAAAAAGGTATTCATCATTTCTATGCTGTTCTTTACTTTAGCCTCTCTGCTCTGCGGAATTTCTCAGACGGCTTTTCAGTTAAATACAGCCCGGTTTATCCAGGGGATCAGTGCAGCGTTTATGGTGCCACAGGGAATTGCCTCTATTCAGATACTTTTCCCTACGCACAAAGAAAGAATTAAAGCGCTGGGGATATACGGCAGCATCGCAGGTTCGGCCTCTGTAATAGGCCAGTTTCTGGGTGGCATATTACCCGATACACATTTCTTTGTGGAGGGCTGGCGCCTGATTTTTCTGATTAATCTTCCTTTGGGTATTACTTTCGCCTTTCTGGCCGGTAAGTTTTTAAAAAATACAGTTGTTGAAAAGACGGGGAAATTTGATTATTCCGGTGTAATTCTATTGACCCTGGGACTGGTTGGATTGATCTATCCATTAATCCGGGGGGCAGAACTGGGATGGCCTTTATGGAGTTTGATATTAATGATCATATCAATTGCTTTATTATTTATCTTTTTATATGATCAAAAGAAAAAATCCTTTAAAGGAAAAGGACCGCTGATCAATATGGAGTTATTCCGTTACAAAGATTTTAATATAGGCCTGTGTGCTGTGCTGTTTTATTTCATGGCACAGGATTCTTATTTTTTAATTAATGCCGTTTTATTTCAGACCGGCTTTGGCATCAGTTCATCAGAAACAGGTATATTCTTTGTTTTTCAGGGTATAGGATATGTAATTGCTTCAGTGTTGTCTATCCGGATGATCCCTGTATATGGCAAAAAGATTTTGCAGACCGGGGTAATGATTATGATCATTTCTCTCCTCTTTCATATCATTTTCTTTCAATCAGGCGATGTAAACCGTGGTGTGTTGTTACCGGTCTTATTTATCTACGGTACAGGTTGCGGCTCTGTATTACCTTCTTTACTAACTATGGCGCTGAAAAGTATCCCTTCCAGATTTGCCGGAGCAGCTTCGGGCACTTTCTCCACCTTCCAGCAAACGGCGATTGCATTTGGAATAGGTATAGTAGGAGGGGTTTTCTTTTATATACTTGGAAAAGCCGGAACCCTGCAGGCATATTTAGCCGCTTATCAGACGGCTACAGCAGTCAATGTAATTATGCTGCTCTTTGTGAGTTTGTTTCTCTTTCTGTTACCAGATAAAGTTACTGCGGATAGTCAGCCTGAGAAGCTCCGGGTGTCAGATGAGCTGCTGAATATAGAAGCAAAACCAGAAAATTGTGCAAAATAA
- a CDS encoding winged helix-turn-helix transcriptional regulator codes for MINRIWLTLQFKDESTIFVKQVVCRTVPSMENNTNDDPQEVIKQENHEQPEDNCPMTNAWKIIGGKWKLLILNAISQECPARFGELRKKMQDITQTTLTAQLRELERDGILSRKIYAESPPRVEYKLTELGKTLIPVMQVLSDWGNNYCKVTKANS; via the coding sequence TTGATTAATCGAATATGGTTAACTTTACAGTTCAAAGATGAAAGCACTATTTTTGTTAAACAAGTAGTTTGCCGGACAGTACCAAGTATGGAAAATAATACTAATGATGACCCTCAGGAGGTTATAAAACAAGAAAATCACGAACAGCCGGAAGATAACTGTCCGATGACAAATGCATGGAAGATTATTGGTGGAAAATGGAAACTGCTTATACTAAATGCAATCAGTCAGGAATGTCCTGCCAGATTTGGCGAACTGAGAAAAAAAATGCAGGATATTACGCAGACCACACTAACTGCGCAACTGCGCGAACTGGAGCGTGACGGCATTCTATCCAGAAAAATCTATGCAGAATCACCACCCAGGGTAGAATATAAATTGACAGAACTGGGTAAAACCCTGATTCCGGTTATGCAGGTCTTATCAGACTGGGGCAATAATTATTGTAAGGTGACTAAAGCAAATTCATAA
- a CDS encoding DNA/RNA non-specific endonuclease gives MKFRNLLFAGCLSLVFASCAKDTMQELSPVNQNQAGIKSAAVQATTTITEDFETGTKGAYAAADVTLTTGSWNLDDALIGSTAADVKSGSKSVRIRNTGILSMNFNVSSPTSVSVKHAVYGTDNSSTWQLWVSADNGSTYSQVGSTVTSSSSQLATATFTVTKTGNLTFEIRKISGGTARINIDDISFITGGTTPTDPGTDPGTGTPGGNTTDNNNLLLGNPTNAQPSINSTANYLMDQTYFTESYNRDKGTPNWVSWHVSSTDLGSTSRSDNFRADVNLPSGWYAVGSSSYSGSGFDRGHNCPSGDRTSSSTANSATFLMTNMIPQAPKNNQQTWANLENYTRSLVNAGNEVYVVMGSYGSGGTGSNGYVTTIDGGKVNVPSRVWKVIVVIPDGNNDLSRITSSTRVIAVDTPNDQGTVNADWKQYLTTVRAIESAAGVNIMSNVSQSIQDVIEARTDSGS, from the coding sequence ATGAAATTTAGAAATCTACTATTTGCCGGCTGTTTGTCGCTGGTATTCGCATCTTGTGCTAAAGACACGATGCAGGAACTTAGTCCGGTTAATCAAAACCAGGCAGGAATTAAAAGTGCAGCTGTTCAGGCTACCACTACCATTACCGAAGATTTCGAGACAGGAACCAAAGGCGCTTATGCTGCCGCTGATGTAACTCTGACTACAGGTTCATGGAATCTGGATGATGCACTGATCGGATCAACTGCAGCGGATGTAAAATCAGGTTCAAAGTCTGTACGTATTCGCAACACAGGTATCCTGAGTATGAATTTTAATGTCAGCAGCCCGACATCAGTGTCAGTTAAACATGCGGTATACGGAACTGATAACTCCTCAACCTGGCAGTTATGGGTGTCAGCAGATAATGGAAGTACTTATTCACAAGTAGGCTCTACTGTGACTTCATCATCAAGCCAGCTGGCTACTGCAACATTTACGGTAACTAAAACAGGTAATCTGACTTTTGAAATCCGTAAAATATCAGGCGGTACAGCCCGTATTAACATTGATGATATCAGCTTTATTACAGGTGGTACAACTCCTACTGATCCGGGTACTGATCCTGGAACCGGTACACCTGGCGGCAATACAACTGATAACAATAACTTATTGCTTGGAAATCCAACCAATGCTCAGCCAAGTATTAATTCGACGGCTAATTACCTGATGGATCAGACTTATTTTACTGAATCCTACAACAGAGATAAAGGCACACCAAACTGGGTATCATGGCATGTCAGCAGTACCGATCTGGGCAGCACGTCACGTTCTGATAACTTCAGAGCGGATGTTAATTTACCTTCCGGCTGGTACGCAGTAGGAAGCTCAAGTTATTCAGGTTCAGGTTTTGACCGTGGTCACAACTGTCCTTCAGGAGACAGAACTTCAAGCAGTACTGCAAATTCTGCAACATTCCTGATGACCAATATGATTCCTCAGGCACCTAAAAACAATCAGCAAACCTGGGCAAATCTTGAAAACTATACCCGCTCACTGGTCAATGCCGGTAACGAAGTATACGTAGTGATGGGTTCTTACGGATCAGGTGGAACAGGTTCAAACGGATATGTAACTACTATTGATGGTGGAAAAGTGAATGTACCTTCACGTGTCTGGAAAGTTATCGTGGTTATTCCTGATGGTAATAATGATCTTTCGCGTATTACCAGTTCAACACGTGTGATTGCTGTGGATACACCAAATGATCAGGGCACTGTGAATGCAGACTGGAAACAATATCTGACTACCGTGAGAGCTATCGAATCAGCTGCAGGAGTTAATATTATGTCTAACGTAAGCCAAAGTATACAGGATGTGATTGAGGCCCGTACCGATTCGGGATCTTAA